From a region of the Eretmochelys imbricata isolate rEreImb1 chromosome 6, rEreImb1.hap1, whole genome shotgun sequence genome:
- the LOC144267032 gene encoding LOW QUALITY PROTEIN: uncharacterized protein LOC144267032 (The sequence of the model RefSeq protein was modified relative to this genomic sequence to represent the inferred CDS: deleted 2 bases in 1 codon), with protein sequence MAAAGPAQLRVAFEDVALYFTREEWELLSQPEKQLYRNQMLRNYQALVSLGSSGSKPDLIHRIELGEAELWIRDAEISRVNSGPESPSSAGLRIPGGTRTQSECGESTAGTQNPTAHRGIHAQDTVHPRGRLRQRPDLATHQRLPMGRCPHRCIDCGKRFSDPSALTQHQCMPTGEQPYCCADCGRRFRWSSVLKIHQRTHTGERPYRCTDCGKSFAESSHLRTHQRTHTRERPHHCADCGKGFAQFSYLRRHQRTHTGELPYSCTECGKGFAQNSSLRMHQLTHSGERLHRCADCGKSFAASASLRSHQRTHTGERLYRCTHCGKGFSTSSKLRSHQRTHTGERPYRCPDCGKSFAESSTLKTHQRTHTGELPHHCADCGKGFHRISTLRRHQGIDTRKWLHCCTDCGKCFSQSSHLKIHQRRHSGERPHRCADCGKSFAESSNLRRHRRTHTGEWPLHCTDCGKGFAHSSNLRTHQRTHTRERPYRCTDCGKSFAKSSTLKTHQRTHTGERPYHCDVCKKSFSNASTLTKHLRTHTGEQLYRCANCGKKFSSANKLTPTHRGAAVMLD encoded by the exons ATGGCTGCAGCGGGGCCGGCGCAG CTGCGGGTGGCGTTTGAGGACGTGGCTCTGTATTTCACCCGGGAGGAGTGGGAGCTCTTGTCCcagccagagaagcagctgtaCCGGAACCAGATGCTGAGGAATTACCAGGCCCTCGTTTCCTTGG GTTCTTCAGGTTCCAAACCGGACTTAATCCACCGGATCGAGCTAGGGGAGGCAGAGCTCTGGATCCGGGATGCTGAGATCTCCAGGGTAAACTCTGGGCCTGAGAGCCCCTCCTCAG CAGGGCTCAGGATCCCGGGAGGAACGAGGACACAGTCTGAATGTGGAGAGAGCACGGCAGGAACGCAGAATCCCACAGCCCACAGAGGGATCCATGCACAGGACACAGTCCATCCCCGGGGCAGACTCAGGCAGAGACCGGACCTGGCTACACACCAGAGACTCCCCATGGGCCGGTGTCCCCATCGCTGTATCGACTGCGGCAAGAGGTTCAGCGACCCCTCCGCACTGACGCAGCACCAGTGCATGCCCACCGGGGAGCAGCCGTATTGCTGTGCTGACTGCGGCAGAAGATTCAGATGGTCCTCGGTCCTGAAAATACACCAGCGCACACACACGGGGGAGCGGCCGTACCGCTGCACTGACTGCGGCAAGAGCTTTGCAGAGAGCTCACACCTGAGAACACACCAGCGCACGCACACTCGAGAGCGGCCGCACCACTGTGCTGACTGCGGAAAGGGCTTTGCACAATTTTCGTACCTGAGAAGACACCAGCGCACGCACACTGGGGAACTTCCATACAGCTGTACTGAGTGCGGCAAGGGTTTTGCCCAGAACTCAAGCTTGAGAATGCACCAGCTCACACACAGCGGGGAGCGGCTGCACCGCTGCGCTGACTGCGGCAAGAGCTTTGCAGCGAGCGCAAGCTTGAGAAGTCACCAGCGcacgcacaccggggagcggctGTATCGCTGCACCCACTGTGGCAAGGGCTTTTCAACGAGCTCAAAGCTGAGAAGTCACCAGCGcacgcacaccggggagcggccgtaCCGCTGCCCCGACTGTGGCAAGAGCTTTGCGGAGAGCTCGACCCTGAAAACacaccagcgcacgcacaccGGGGAGCTGCCGCACCACTGTGCTGACTGCGGCAAGGGCTTTCATCGGATCTCAACCCTGAGAAGGCACCAGGGCATAGATACCCGGAAGTGGCTGCACTGCTGCACCGACTGCGGTAAGTGTTTTTCACAGAGCTCACACCTGAAAATACACCAGCGCAGACACAGCGGGGAGCGGCCGCACCGCTGCGCTGACTGCGGCAAGAGCTTTGCAGAGAGCTCAAACCTGAGAAGACACCGGCGCACGCACACCGGGGAGTGGCCGCTCCACTGTACCGACTGCGGCAAGGGCTTTGCCCATAGCTCAAACCTGAGAACACACCAGCGCACGCACACAAGGGAGCGGCCGTACCGCTGCACCGACTGCGGCAAGAGTTTTGCAAAGAGCTCGACCCTGAAAACACACCAGCGCACGCACACAGGGGAGCGGCCCTACCACTGTGATGTTTGCAAGAAAAGCTTCAGCAATGCCAGTACGCTGACCAAACATCTTCGC ACACACACGGGGGAGCAGCTCTACCGCTGTGCCAACTGCGGTAAGAAGTTCAGCAGTGCCAACAAGCTGACCCCCACGCACCGGGGAGCAGCTGTAATGCTGGACTGA